The Vanrija pseudolonga chromosome 1, complete sequence genomic sequence GGATAGCAAAGTAAGAGACAGCACGTTGAGTCTCGGTCGTCCCGTACATGTTGATGATGCAAACGTTCTTGGCAAGCGATTGCAGGCGGTGGCAGTCGCGCTTCGTGAGAACATCGCCGACGAAGAAGGCGTTGAGAAGAGATGGGATCTGGCGTGTGGCCTGCGCGGACAAGAGCTGACCCATGGCAGGAGTCAGGTGCGTGACGGTGACCTTGTTGTCGTCCATCCACTCGGCGAGGCGACCGGGAGTGCCGATGTCATCGGCGGTTGGGACGTAGAGGGACGCTCCGAGGAACAACGGCGTGAACATGTCGCGCTGGATGGGATCGTGCGCGATGCCGCTGAGCATGGTGTAGCGCGACTCGTGGCTGAGGCCGAAGCGCTGAGCCATCCAAGGGAAGAAGTGAGTGAGGGAGTAGTGACGACCCTTGACGCCCTTGGGGATGCCAGTCGAGCCGGAGGTGAAGGACAAAGTGGCGGGAGAGTCGGGTCCAAGAACGACACCAGCGGGGGTCTGGGCAAGCTGCTGGTAGGGAGCGAGAATGTCCTCCGCAGAGCCGCTAGGAGAACCGGTGATACCGTTTTCGGTGAGCTCAATAGCGGGGATGTGGACGTGGAGGTCAAGCTTGTCCTTGATGTAGTCCGAGACCGTGGGCGAGAGAACGCCAGCTGACTTGATCACCAAGAGCGAGCGGGGAGTGGAAACCGACAGATAGACGATCTGGCGGTTAGGGGGGTATGCGGGGTCTGATATGTTAACTTTGTCGCAAGATGCGAGATCGTTATCGCTACTCACCGACAACGGAGAAGATACCACCGGCCTTGAGGATACCCATAACGCAGACAACCATCTCAGCGGAACGGGCGGCGTAGACCATGACTACCTCGCCCTGCTTGAGGCCGCTTTTGATGAGGGCGTGGGCAAGCACATTGGACGCCTCATCAACCTGGCGGTACGTGAACGTCCTTCTACCCTTGCTGGGGCCGTCCATGATTCCCTGGCCAGGCGCCAGCTCGCACTGCACAACGCAGGTACGGTCGGGGTGGGCCTTGGCGTTGGCCGAGAAGATGTCCGGAATGGCACCCACGAAGCCACACCAGTCGAGGTCCGCGCTTGGGTCGGGAAGGACACTAAGTTGGGAGTCGGTACGGATTGGCAATGATCCtagggggtgggtgggatcATTGCTTGATGCCGAGCGAATAAGCTGAAGCAGGGACTCGAGGGTAGCCTGGACGCGCGACTGGGTGAAGAGGAGGGAGTTGTAGGTGAGGCGAAGGTAGAGAGGGGGGATGGCCATACGTGTTGCGGGCTTGTCGCTtggctcggcgaggaggaagagagTGAAGTCGGTCGAAAGCGAGGAGTGGGGGTCGGACTCGACATGGGTCGAGTCAAAGAACCGCACCCGGTAGAGAGGGCCCTCAGGCTTGAGATGATCGACAAGGTTGGACAAGGGAAGAACGTCGGCAGCGGCTTCGGTCTCGCGCTCCATGACTTGACGCAGGACGTCAAAGAACGTCATTTCCGCGGTGATATCCAACTTGAGGAGCAGAGGGGTGGTGGTTCCGGGGGCTGAGGTGCAAACAACGAGGGATGGATCGGGCGTGTACCggaagaggaggatgacAAAGGACGTAAGGAGAAGGTGGTACGGCGTCGGGAGGGTCGACGAAGGATACAACTCGCTGAACTCGTAAGTCAAGTGCATGAGGGGAGGGATGAGCGAGGCTGGGATTGGGAGCGTCTGGGTGGACTCGATCATGCGAGCTGGGGTCGGTCGTGGGTAGTCTGTGGGCAGGGCCAGGCTAGGCAAGGTGCCCAGTCTGGTTGACCACCTGCccagcttggccttgagctcggcgtcgattGTcatggtggttgtggtgaAGTGGGAGATTTCAGAAGGCAGATGTCGGAAAGAGTGGTGAAACGGCCGAGTCGAGATTAACTCGAGTGACACTCACAAGGGACGAGAACGGAATCAAATCTAAAAAGCCCAAAATGTGTCCGGTTGGTTGTGGCACACCTCACATGAGGTCCCGCCAAGTTTGCTGTGCGATGTCAGTATCTTGCCCGCAGCGATAGCAGCAAAACTTACCGGTACCAGTGTATACATCTGGCGAATAATTTGCAGGGAGGCGAGACCACGCGCAACGTCCACAGAGCCATGCTCTGCCATGCCACGAAGTAGCTCCTGCCCCCACTGGCACCATATCCTCACAGTCACCCGGCCGTCGTGGGTCTCTACCTTGACTCCCAACGACGTCACTCCCTCGAGCCACTTAAGCACGTCGAACATGCCAGCCCCGCTGATGGCCTCTCGCCACTCCCGAGAATCCGAGGACTCGCTAACGGCGTCTGTGGCCATCATGTCGTAGATGTACTCCAGCGACTGGCCGAAGCACAACGTAGAATACGCCAGAGTAACCTCAATGCCGTGCGTGAGCAGGATGGCCAGGAAGAATCCCTCAAGCACTAAGCCTAGCGAGTGCTCAGCTTGCCAGACTGCCTCCTTCGCCCGCTTCCCCGCGTTTCCTAGGCACATCTTCTTGTGCAGGCCCAGACCGATAGCGATGAGACGCTGCGTCGCATTAGCTTCGTGAATGTCGCGAAGTAGCTGTTGGTGTGAGCTTAATTTAGCACACTCCGTGTGCAGAAAGAGAGTGTTCGCGTCATCGGCGAGTACTTACCGACTGAGCCCCGCAACTGAACCCGGGGTAAATCGCCTCGGTCGCCAAGCCTACCGTCAGCGACAGCAGGTTATCGCCATGGAAGGCAACAGCCCCATGGTTGGCCAACATCTGTCCATGGCCGCTTCGGGTGTGGCCGTTCTTGCCTCCGGGTGTCAATGCCGCATTAAGCAGCGCTGGATCCACTCGAAGGAGAGGTGGCATCCTCATGGTGGCTTTGAGGTAGGCGGCTAGACTGGGCTGTACCTCCTCCTGTGTGGCCTGCAGTTCGACTGATCCTGCTGGCGACAATGCGGTGGGGTTGCGTCCGAGGACCCCAGCCCAAGCTGCGCGGGGAGCTGGCTTCGCGACATACACCTGATATCCCTCGATCGTGTCGTCAAGGCAGTCGGGGTTCTCCTGCACCGACCGGTCCTCATCGAGCTGCtccggcacggcgccgtcctcATCGAGCCTGCGCTTCTTGCCacgctgctcctgctccttgCACGTCGTCTCCGCATGTTGTATGCTGCCTGGAGTGAGATCGAGGTTTTGAAGCAGGCTGAGGAGCTCGGTGACGTGGAGGCCAGTCACGGTCCCATCATCCTGTATGGATAGATGGCCGAGTTGAGGGGCCAGTCTCTTCGCCTCTGCCAGGGACGTCTTGAAGtctggcgcgggcggcaagCTGTGGACAATCGAGGTCTCCGAGGATGTGGGTTCGTTGTGCCGTATCTTCTTCCTAGCGGGCGATGGCTCACTCGcgggcacgagcgcgagtgtGGGTGCAGCGGATGGGGCCGCAGATGCTACAGACGCAGTGGGAGGCGCCTGGGTACCCGACGACGTAGATCGGGCAGCCTCTGCCAGCTGTCTCTTTCTCTTTCTCTCATGCAAAATGGCTCGCAGCTTTTCTGCCTGCGGGTTGCTGGTAGAGTGTGCGGGCGGGGCGCCAATGTTGAACTGCACCAGGTTAGCATTCTCCAGCTGTCTGCTCCCAGTGAGTCTCCCGTCAAGAGATTCCAtggaaggaggaggaccgGCAAACATTTGGATGCTGAAAACATGTGTACTTGTCGGGTCACTGGGCCAAACATAAAGACTCACtgctggggcggcggtgtgctCGAGCGCTGCCGGTGGGGCTGTCTGGTCCTTGCCTGGGGTCATGTCGGCTTGGCGGGCTTTGGGGGAGCAGGCTACAAGAGAAAGTAACAAGACGAGGTGATGGAAAGAGTAGGATAGTGATGAAGAGTTGTTTACTCACTTCAGGGCCCTCGTGTTACTGgcaccgcaccgcccgcGCACCCACACCCAACCACCCACCCGGCACCGCACTGCAACTCGCCAGCCAACAGCCATTTTGGCCCAGCTCGCCTTGCACGCAACCTACACCCCCCAAACTCGCGCAGCACAACCCTGCACCATGCCCACCTCTACCCATGCACACCGCAACCCCCAAGCATGCACGGCACCGCTcacgcaccaccaccaccttctTCCCCGCCACCCATTGTGGAGGgtgtccgccgccgtcgacggaACCAAATGGCACACATGACTGCCAGtctggcgcgtcgcgtcTGGTCGACCCTGAAAGaccactggcggcggcggcggcgcagcagcagcacaacgACAATTGCCCACCCGGCGCCggtcgctgctggctgctggctgctcgcTGCCCAAGCAGCGCAtcttccccccccccctctctctctcttcccCCCATTGTGACTCCCCCGTCCTACGTTTTCAGTTCAGAATATCTCACCCTGGAGTTTAGCCCACCCAAATCCTCCAACCCACCCTAATCAGTTCAGAACTTGCCACCCAAATTTACACCTTACACGAGTGTGGCGCTTTTACCACCAGCCGCTCACACGACCACTGCAACGCACACGCTCAAGCACGACGTCGCATCTCAACAAGTCAGGCAGTACAGGAGTGTGATTATTCAGTGAGTGCATTAAgagggtggtgggtgagagTGGAGGAGATGATACGCTGATCACTCAACGGatctgcggcgcggcgtcgctcaCGGCAgtcgcctcggtcgcctcggcggctgCAGCCGGCACCGCAGTCTCttcggcggccttggcggccttgcgaCCAAACCGGCGCTTGGGCTTGACCTCAGCCTCGGACTTCTCCACGTCCTTGTGGTCGTAGCCGCCGGCCGGGCCGTGGACCTGCTCCTTGTGGATGATGTCGCTGGCCAGCTTGTCGAGACCGATCTCGTGGGCGATacggtcgcggcgctgctggtccttggcaccggcgtcgtcgccactgaGCAAGCTGTCAGCTAACGATCCCAGACCCTTCAACACCGTGCCCAACTCACAAGATGtggtcgacctcctcgagcgacAGGCCTTTGAGTTCGGGCACGATGAAGATCGAGAACAGCAATCCGACGATACAGAAGCACATGAACACCATGTACGTCTTGTAACCGATGTTCTTGAACATGACAGGCGTGACCATTGCGACCGTGAAGTTCATGATCCCTGGTGGAATGTTAGGTGGGGTTGATGACAGGCGAATGTGGCGTTGGTGGCAGTCTTCCGTCTCCACCCCTTCTTCCTCTGGCTCCTCCCGCTCTCCTCCCACTCTCCCAGCTGCACTTACAGTTCGTAGACGATGAGATTGCCATGCCTTTGGCGCGCATATCCAAGGGCCAAACCTCGGACGAGATCACCCAGGCGAGCGGACCCCAGGTGACGGCAAAGTTGGCGATGAACCAGAAGACTTGTAACGAGTTAGCCGGCTGGTAACTGTGTAGATCTCTCAGCTGATCCAACTCACTCATAAAGACAGCTCCGTTGCCAGCCGACTTGTGCGTGTCAAACTTGCCGCCGTAGGTTGCGACAATCGCACCGACCGTGGCATGCGAGATGGCCATGTTGGCCATGCCCCAGATGAGGATTGGCTTACGGCCGAACTGACGTCAGGCGGGCTCTCAGGTCACACTCACGTTGTCGACAAAGAGGACAGCGGGGATAGTGAGCACAAAGTTGACGATGCCAACGACGCCTGTGGCAAGGAGGCCGATGGTGTTACCGGTGAGACCAATCTCCTTGAAGATCGATGGCGCGTAGTAGATGATCGCTGGGTTGAGTACTAGACTAACTCTGTGTCACTCACCATTGATTCCAGTCCACTGCTGCAGGCCCTGTGCGGACGCGCCGATGAGTAGACGCTTAAGCAGAGGCTTGGAGGTGAACAGACGACGGTACTCCATCAAGGACACCTTGAAGTTGACGTCGTCGTAGCCGTATCGCTCCTTGGCAAtctcacgctcgacgagacgCTCAGCCTGCAAGGCACGGAACTCGTACTGGATCTCGGGTGCGCTAGGGTCGCCGCCACgcaggtgcgcgagcgtTGTGAGGcactcgtcctcgcgtcCTGGCCATCAGCTTCCATATATCTCAGATCCGGCATACCCTTCAACATGAGCCATCGAGGTGAAAACGGGAGGAACAGCGCGCCGACACACAGTACAGCACCAGGGATGAGCTGAAGCGACAGCGGGAGGCGccacgcggccgtcgacTGCCCAGTTTTCGTCACGGAGTTGTACTTTGTGCCACCGATGAAGTTGGTGCCGTATGCGATCCAGTACGAGATAAGGATACCGAAGGTAATGGCCAGCTGCTGGAGGGAAACGAGCGAACCGCGGATACCAGGAGGTGCTAGCTCGGCATTGTACATGGGGACAAGCATGgagatggcgccgacgcccatgCCTGCGAACCAACGGCCGGCGTAGATGCACCCGGCGTGGgggttggcgtcggcgccggtctggatggcgacgccgaccatGAAGAGGAAGCACCAGGCGGAGAGGGAGTACTGGGTAATGTTAGCAGCGTCGGACCCAAAAACCCACCTTGCGCGAGtaggcgtcggcgagcgggccGGCCATGAAagcgccgaggaaggcgccgagctcgagaatGGCAGTGAGGAGACCCTTGCGCGCCACATTGTCCGAGTTGAGTTCGAGATAGTACCGGTCGACAAAGTTCTCCATCACCTGCACCTGGCCGAACACGCCTTGGTTGTAGCCGTAcaggacgccgccgaccgacgagaAGAGCGTGATGGCGACCACCTTGCCGTTCTGGAAGAGGCCGCGCCAacccgtcgcgccggcgcgcgcgaggatgtcgacATCTGTTGTGCCGCCCAtgtctgtgtgtgtgtgtgttctCAAGTGTATGTGTGTGCTGTACTCTAGTGTTTGTGAACCAAGAGTTAGTTACTCCAGAGTGGCTCGAGGTGGTGTTTGGCCCGCCTTGGCGCGCTTTTATCCACTCTCgctaccaccaccagcccccGCTCTCCAGACGGGCAGGCAGACGTGTCCCGACGCTCTCCTCCGGTCCGAAAGCCTGCTGACCTCTTGCGATCGCGCGCGGGGGTCGGGACCGCCTAGCACATGAACTAGTGCCAAAACACAAACAGCCACTTGTGCTTGGCCTGGGGCCCGAGGCATCAGTGCCGCCGGGAGTGACACGTGCGGTGTTTTAATGCCACCTATTCATGGAGAGTTCCGTTGATCCacggcacgacggcggcgcacgcAGGTGGGCAGAGGAAACCGGAACCAACGCTAGCTCATTCAATGCCGTCACCGAACGGAAGAGAGACGTCGCCCATTATGTTACATATGGGCCCGGTTGCGCCGTTGGCGGACATGTTTCGGCACGCTAGCGCCGAGGAGACGTCACTCAGGTCGAAGGTGATTACCGCCTGCTCGTGTGGATGCACGAGGGGTGCGGAATGTGGATAGCTCGCTTGGCAACCCGAAATGCACGAGCTGATCCAGCTCGTGGAGCCATCAGTACGAACGTGCAGGTCAAAGGCAATGTCAACAGAAGTGCACTTAACTGCGTCCAGAATGCAGCGTTTCCCTCGTCTCGTCATGAACAGAATCCATACGCCCTGCAGATCCGAACGGCGCGCTCTTTGCAACtcgcggcgacctcgagcgccacTGCGGGGCCGGACAACGTCGGCCGGGCGGCCCCGCGGAGATGACCGAGTATAGCAGCGGCCAGTGAGGCCCGTGGTGCCcagcgctgtcgtcgtcgtcggcgccggcgccggcgcgccgcaagTGAATGCTGACTGACCACTGACTGAccgagggcgggggcgacgacgactacctcCGTTCCTTTCGGAGAGGGGAGGGGTAGGCGAGGGTCAGTGGGTGGCCACGGGGCTTGACTTGGACTCGGGGATCGACACGCtgtgggtcgacgacgacgaccgcaaCTCGGCTCATACCGGGGGCTACAAGCGTTGACAACTCGTGCAGATCCCAGACCGTGTCGTCCACCGTGAGTGGGGCCCGACCGGCTCTCCGCACCAGGAGGCTCGGGCAGCCAACTGGTCGGCCGCGTTCGAGTGCGCTCTCGCTCggatctcgacctcgaccgctTCACCGCCGAATGTCAACGGGAGTGACGACGAGTAGGGGAGCTCAGTGTTGCCTTTATCGTGATCGTGATGACCAAGGCTCGGTCCTGGTGGAGCACTTGTTGGAAGAGGAAGGTGAGCCCGAGTTTGTGCGGGAAGTTGTGCTTGAGGAACGAATGCTCGTTAACGAGCAAGTACTCGCCGCCAGCCTTGAcgtgagcgaggaggagtctccaagctcgacgccgttgtGGGCGATTAGAGTGGCATCAGTGGAAACCAACGCTGCAGTTACCAGATGGCCCTGGAACTGCCTCAGAGACCAAGGGGGTCTCGCCTTCGTTGTTTCTACGCCGGGTGGACATGAACGGCGACGAGTTGGGCAATGAAAGAGGCCTGTCCTCCGACTGGGGAAGCGGACGGCAAGAATCAAGCATGAACCCAGCATCCTGTCTGTGCACAATTTTGCTCGAGCGCTACGGATCGCACCATCTCGCTTGTTGAGATCGACGCCAAGCACGCACGTCTGGAGCTCGAACGCTGCCAGCGCGTATCCACAAACGACGGATATGCTGAGGCGGCAGTGTATCCCGCTTGCCCTTCCTCGATCTCCGAGTCGGTGTGACACCGAGGCAGGCGACCAGCTCGCTTGCCTACAACGCCTCAGCACGCACAAATGTTGTGTGTCTGCCAAATGggagcgacgccggcgactcCGCGCCCAGGTGTCCGCCGATTCCACTTTTTGGACACCGCCGGCGGTAACTACCTCGCTTGAAACAACGACGCATGATCACGCACACGCATTGCACACGGGCGGGCAGATCTGCTCATGTCTATCCAACAGCATGGTCGAGCGTGATACGCGGTATCCCGCAACTCGACGCTGCTGGGTATCGGTCTCTGGTTTGTCTTGGCCTGCTTGCTACCTCCTGCAGGCCGGAACAGCTCGCGCGAATGTCAACATCCGAGCACGCACACAACTGCGCAAGTCCAAGCCTTGGGCTGCTGCGGGCGGTCTAGTGCCCGCTGTGCCGCTGACCGCTGGCCCGACGCCTCTCGGTATCGCGGTAAGCACTGCTGACACCGTTGTACAAgcgagtgcgcgcgcggataccgcgcggcggcctgagtcctcggcgccacgctcTCACCACGGACGCAAGCACACCGTAACCATGTTTACGCGGCGGGTGCTTGTAATGATATACGGTCATTGTCCTATTGGTTCCTTATCCTATTGGATCTGGATCTCTTTGTTAACGGTCTACGGCTTCCCGACTGATTTTACTGAGTGCCAAGACTGATGACGAGCTTTCAGGCACCACCTGCACACATGTCGCCATTATCGCGCGATCTGGTCTTTTGCTATCATCATTGCCGTCCCGCCAACGTTCATGATCACTAAGCAGGCCGCCTGAGCCTGAGCCTACGGGGGGGGCTACGGCCTTAGCGGAGGTAACGAGGCATAGTTCGTGCGCAGTGCAGTGCGCGGTCGGCCTCCCCCGCTAGCCCACCATGGCTTCTCTGCTGCGCGGGCTGCGGATCTTGTCGATCAAGCCGAGGCAGTATGTACCTATCACTGTACCAGAGATAATGTCGCTTTGCCGTCTCTTGCACCCCACGTTCCCAGTTCAAACTCACCCGCTCGATGCTATCGGCCTTGCCCGTCCATTAGCTGCACCAAGCCAAATCGCGGATCCGTACGCCATGGAACGCACCACATATCCAACATAGCGCAAAGAGTCTTGGCGGGGTCATCACTGGCTCGTAAACCCTTGTGTGCAGTGTCCTCGGCTTCAGGGACCGCGCTCCAAAGTCTTGGCAGACCGGGTTGCGCGCACCGCGTTTGTGGGGTGGCGCCCGAGGCACCACCTGCCTGTCTGCCAGCGCTGGCCGTCATGCCGCCGCATGTCGCCTTCGTCGAGCTACGCCAGCCCTCGGCGGCCTAGCCCCGCCGCTTGCCTTGAGGCCATAcaccaccgcctcccccCACTCTCTCCCCACTTCGGCTTGGCAGGATCAAGGTCAAGTAACCTGGCGCACGCCTCTCGGGCCGACCACGCAACTCTGATTTCCCCCCAGTTTGCCGTCATCAGATcagcagcacgccgtcgagttTAGGCTGACACAATGTCGTGCTCGACACTAAACATCGCGCGTTGGTCGCACGTACCCATGCCATCGGTGCAGATGGAGGCGACGATATACGACATTGGTGTAGCAGGATGCGGAGGTTGAGgccgtcgtcaccgcctgcctcggcgtgctcatTGCCATTACAGTTTGCAGCTAGCGCCGTGAGCTCGGTTACTGGCAACGCAAACCTCGGACGCGATCTCCGGAGGGACGTGAACCAGATATAACGGCTCGGTGAAAGTTGGAGCAAGAGCATCAACCCCTCGACTCCTCAGTTCCACCACCTACGGCTCCACGATGGCTGGATCCGACAACGAGAAGAAgcactcgctcgacggcggcgtcgaaggcgagctcggccaggtcccctccctctcccgcACCGGCACCGAAACCAACAGCCACTTTGCGAAGCCCAAGTTCGTGGTCAAGGGCGACCTCGAGTACGTCGCTGAGGAGGGTGGAAACAATGCCGGCTACGCCACGTACCAGGAGGTCCACGGTGcgcccgtcgaggccgtcaacCCCCTTGGATACCAGGTCGGCTTCTGGACCACGCTCTTCCTCAACATCAGTATGCTGATTGGTACGGGTATCTTCTCGACTCGTACGTGTTCTCTGTGACGACAACGCCGAGTAATGCTGACACAAACTCTACAGCCGCAAACATCTTGCGCCAGACGGGCTCGGTCGGCCTGTCGCTCATCTACTGGATCATTGGTTggctcatctcgctcgccggTATCTCGGTCTACCTCGAGTTCATGTCCTTCTACCCCTCGCGCTCCGGCTCGGAAGTCGTCTACCTCGAGCAGGCCTACCCCAAGCCCAAGTACTTCTTCCCTGTCACGTTTGCCTTCCTTACCGTCGTGCTGTCGTTCTCCTCGTCCAACgccttcgtcgtcgcccagtACATTTTCCGCATGACCAACCGTACCGGAAAGGACTGGGAGCTCAAGGGAATCGCCATCGCTGCTATTACTCTTGTCGCTATCATCGTTACCATCTCGAACAAGCTCGTTCTGCGTCTGATTAACATTCTCGGTGTAATCAAGATCGCCACACTCCTCCTGATTACTTTTTCGGGTttcgccgtccttgccggccGCTTCCccgacaaggtcaaggaccCCAAGGCCAACTTCCGCAATGGCTTCCAGGGCACCTCGGACGATGGATACAACCTCTCGAATGCTCTCGTTAGCATTATCTTCTCGTACGGTGGATACAACAACTCGTTCAATGTGGCGAACGAAGTCAAGGACCCTATTCGCACCATCAAGCGTACCGCCAACGGTGCCGTCACCATCGTTTTCGTCCTCTACTTCCTCGTCAACATTGCCTACTTTGCCGCCCTCcccaaggccgagatcaTCAAGTCGTCGCAGGTTACTGCTTCGTTCTACTTCAAGACGCTTTtcggcgagaaggccgcTAAGGGACTCACCATTTTGCCCGTTCTTTCGGCCCTCGGCAACATGATGGCCTCCAAGCTCGGCCACTCGCGCATGATCCGTGAGATTGGTCGCCAGGGAGTCGTCCCGTACCCCGCCTTCTTCGTCTCAACCAAGCCCTtcggcacgccgggcggAGCAGTCTTGTTCTCGTGGTTCGTGTCGCTCATCATGATCCTCGCTCCCCCGGCCGGCAGCGCCTTCAACTTCATCATCTCGCTCCAGAACTACCCCTCGTCGTTCTTCATGGCCCTCATGACCTTTGGTCTCTTCCtcgtccgtcgccgccgcgctcagcTCAACCTCCCTCCCTCGGGCTACCGCAGCTGGAACGTCGCCgtcatcttcttcttcctcgccaaGGTCTTCCTCATCATCATGCCCTGGGTTCCCCCCAAGGCCGGCATCAAGGCCTCGTCGTTCGGCTTCTTCTACGCCGCAGCCTCGCTCACCGGTCTCGGCTTCATTGGCCTCTGCGGTCTCTACTACATTGTCTGGaccatcctcctccccaaGTGGCGCCACTACCAGCTCCGCCAgatcgtcgtcatcctcgacgacggctccGTCTCGCACAACCTCATTAAGGTTcccgacgacaaggtcgccgagtggGACGCCAAGCACGATCTCTCGGGTCGCTCGATCACCTCGTCCGACGAGGGTGACAACACCGAGTACATCCACGAGACCAAGGCGTAAAAAAGCCGTTCACGTTGTACACAGCGCCGACCGGCCCTACGAAACTACAGTTTGCTCATATCTCTGCTATCGGATTATCTAGATTATCGTGGCCATGCATGGTTGTCTGCGATTTGAAAGTTTTGGctgcaggcgggcgggcgggcggatTGCCACCTCCTGCAAGACCAGACGGGTTGAAGTGCCACATTCAAGTCGCACGGGTGGTGGGGATTTACCAGGCCAATGTCAGGCGGAATGACACAGCCTGGAATACATGGGTAAAGCAATGGTAATGGAAACGCTTTGCTCAGTGACACATATTCTCGAGCAATGCAATGCCATAGTACAAGTACATATTATACACGTTGTCATACTGTGGTCCTCAGCGCTTACGGTCCACGCTTCCACTCCATCCGAACCCAGACAACACCGACACTGGCGCCAGCCAGTAGCGCCCCGACCATGATAGCCATGTGGAGGTAGCCGCTCGGGTCCGTGAGATGCTCTGAGCCACGGAGGAGGGCACCGGCTGTCGGCGTGCCGACAAGGGTGGCAAGTCCTCTTGCCATGTAGAGGATGCCGTTGACGGATGCAAAGTTCTGCGGGCCAAAGAGCTCGACCAGCGACGTGGGGAAGAGCGAGACGTATGCGCTCGCAAAGATGCCGTACGTGATGGTGTAGGTGATGAATAGCCCCTGGCCggacgcgagcgagggcACCAGTGTCGAGGGCATCCAGAAGCCAAAGCTCGCAATGGCGCTGATTACCGTCGTGAAGAGAAGCATGTTGATCCTTCCAAACTTGTCGGCGATCATGCCAAATGCAATCTTGCCGATGGCGTTACATGCGTTGTTGATGGCGATGAAGTTTGCGCCCTGCTTGGCCGAGTAGCCGAGGGTCTTGGCATacgccgagaagaagaacaCGGGCGTGTAGTACGCCGCCGACTGGAGGAAGGACGCGAAGAGCTGCGCCGAGAACTTGGACGAGCGGGCGATACGCCAGTCGACAAGCGGCACGTTCCACAGCGACACGAGGCTGTACTTCCACGACTTGCCCGCTGCGGTCTTGAGCCGTGcgttctcggcctcgagccggGCCTTGGACACGGGGTCCCAGTCGATGAAGATGCCGCCGATGAGCAGCAAGAACGTCGAGATGCCACCTGAGATTCGCAAGCCGTTGCGGAAcccgacggcggcgttgagTGCCTGCAGCGCGGGCGCCCACACCAGCCCACCAACGCCCGTGCCCGACATGatgatgccgagggcgaggccacGACGCGGGCCGTACCACGTCGGCGCGACCGTCACGGCCGGCATGTACGCGAAGCAGGTGCCGAGTCCGGCCATGAGGCCCTGGGTGAG encodes the following:
- the MUP1_6 gene encoding High-affinity methionine permease; amino-acid sequence: MAGSDNEKKHSLDGGVEGELGQVPSLSRTGTETNSHFAKPKFVVKGDLEYVAEEGGNNAGYATYQEVHGAPVEAVNPLGYQVGFWTTLFLNISMLIGTGIFSTPANILRQTGSVGLSLIYWIIGWLISLAGISVYLEFMSFYPSRSGSEVVYLEQAYPKPKYFFPVTFAFLTVVLSFSSSNAFVVAQYIFRMTNRTGKDWELKGIAIAAITLVAIIVTISNKLVLRLINILGVIKIATLLLITFSGFAVLAGRFPDKVKDPKANFRNGFQGTSDDGYNLSNALVSIIFSYGGYNNSFNVANEVKDPIRTIKRTANGAVTIVFVLYFLVNIAYFAALPKAEIIKSSQVTASFYFKTLFGEKAAKGLTILPVLSALGNMMASKLGHSRMIREIGRQGVVPYPAFFVSTKPFGTPGGAVLFSWFVSLIMILAPPAGSAFNFIISLQNYPSSFFMALMTFGLFLVRRRRAQLNLPPSGYRSWNVAVIFFFLAKVFLIIMPWVPPKAGIKASSFGFFYAAASLTGLGFIGLCGLYYIVWTILLPKWRHYQLRQIVVILDDGSVSHNLIKVPDDKVAEWDAKHDLSGRSITSSDEGDNTEYIHETKA
- the asaE_15 gene encoding MFS transporter asaE translates to MSKLSTATLTAPSPRPGASIPSTPGPSRPESIEMGPISGPSTPADEDAAAAAAAAAASLRESNIRSVIICVSSFLLVFTTCGTVFSFGIYQELYQTMSREPGNPFSGASPAAIDVIGTLSVAFMTIAAPLATAWTKRFSPRIVISLGTAFFFLSAMLASFSTRLWEFILTQGLMAGLGTCFAYMPAVTVAPTWYGPRRGLALGIIMSGTGVGGLVWAPALQALNAAVGFRNGLRISGGISTFLLLIGGIFIDWDPVSKARLEAENARLKTAAGKSWKYSLVSLWNVPLVDWRIARSSKFSAQLFASFLQSAAYYTPVFFFSAYAKTLGYSAKQGANFIAINNACNAIGKIAFGMIADKFGRINMLLFTTVISAIASFGFWMPSTLVPSLASGQGLFITYTITYGIFASAYVSLFPTSLVELFGPQNFASVNGILYMARGLATLVGTPTAGALLRGSEHLTDPSGYLHMAIMVGALLAGASVGVVWVRMEWKRGP
- the HGT1_0 gene encoding High-affinity glucose transporter, producing the protein MGGTTDVDILARAGATGWRGLFQNGKVVAITLFSSVGGVLYGYNQGVFGQVQVMENFVDRYYLELNSDNVARKGLLTAILELGAFLGAFMAGPLADAYSRKYSLSAWCFLFMVGVAIQTGADANPHAGCIYAGRWFAGMGVGAISMLVPMYNAELAPPGIRGSLVSLQQLAITFGILISYWIAYGTNFIGGTKYNSVTKTGQSTAAWRLPLSLQLIPGAVLCVGALFLPFSPRWLMLKGREDECLTTLAHLRGGDPSAPEIQYEFRALQAERLVEREIAKERYGYDDVNFKVSLMEYRRLFTSKPLLKRLLIGASAQGLQQWTGINAIIYYAPSIFKEIGLTGNTIGLLATGVVGIVNFVLTIPAVLFVDNFGRKPILIWGMANMAISHATVGAIVATYGGKFDTHKSAGNGAVFMIFWFIANFAVTWGPLAWVISSEVWPLDMRAKGMAISSSTNWIMNFTVAMVTPVMFKNIGYKTYMVFMCFCIVGLLFSIFIVPELKGLSLEEVDHIFGDDAGAKDQQRRDRIAHEIGLDKLASDIIHKEQVHGPAGGYDHKDVEKSEAEVKPKRRFGRKAAKAAEETAVPAAAAEATEATAVSDAAPQIR